From a region of the Dictyostelium discoideum AX4 chromosome 2 chromosome, whole genome shotgun sequence genome:
- a CDS encoding hypothetical protein (Similar to Dictyostelium discoideum (Slime mold). hypothetical 97.7 kDa protein), with amino-acid sequence MNQRKVKNDGGDLFLNIFRNIFLKKEIFNQMKLLDKHYHYYLKSLKELNEIKFKEYISEITFNDYFNDDNINEESFLKNNNNNNNWNDLIIKSIKFGNSFNKIFYLTNFSTSLITIDLGGNSFNQKLSNQNMLPKSLKSLTLGDKFNQELIPFTSLPLGLKYLKIGNSFNQLIEIGSLPNDLEVLILGDSFNKLINSNSIPSKLKVLELGLQWNQFLLNQEFKLLKSIEKLKFKGFNQSIYDEKQRVSLLPPNLKELRFQCNFNKSIYVGVLPQGLEVLELGQHFSQQIYKGSLPYSLKSLDLGKSYYYPIGHNVLPCNLESIKFSPCSLQDVVFPKNLKSVSIGYYFKSLHLIGESVETLEVDKVLHGIPSTIKNLKFSSNFNNIIDFAISIPLTIQSLDTGNTFNQPLKNSFISNSITNLTYGDSFNQPIDKGAISNSNIKHLKFGISFKYPLNGDHLPCKLETLTLSKNYPKNNLNNISKFIKINFI; translated from the coding sequence atgaatcaaAGAAAAGTAAAGAATGATGGTggagatttatttttaaatatttttagaaatatatttttaaaaaaagaaatttttaatcaaatgaaattattagataaacattatcattattatttaaaaagtttaaaagaattaaatgaaattaaatttaaagagtaTATATCAGAAATAACATttaatgattattttaatgatgaCAATATAAATGaagaatcatttttaaaaaataataataataataataattggaatgatttaataattaaatcaattaaatttggaaattcatttaataaaatattttatttaacaaATTTTTCAACATCTTTAATTACAATTGATTTGGGTGGAAATtcatttaatcaaaaattatcaaatcaaaatatgTTACCAAAATCATTGAAATCATTAACATTGGGCGATAAATTCAATCAAGAATTAATTCCATTCACAAGTTTACCATTGggtttgaaatatttaaaaattggaaattcttttaatcaattgattgaaataGGTAGTTTACCAAATGATTTAGAGGTTTTAATATTAGgtgattcatttaataaattaataaattcaaattcaataccAAGTAAATTAAAAGTACTTGAACTTGGCTTACAATggaatcaatttttattaaatcaagaatttaaattactaaaatcaattgaaaaattaaaattcaaagGTTTTAATCAATCGATTTATGATGAAAAACAAAGGGtttcattattaccaccaaatttaaaagaattaagaTTTcaatgtaattttaataaatcaatttatgtTGGTGTTTTACCTCAAGGTTTGGAAGTTTTAGAATTGGGTCAACACTTTTCTCAACAAATTTATAAAGGAAGTTTACCATACTCTTTGAAATCATTAGATCTTGGTAAAAGTTATTACTATCCAATTGGGCATAACGTTTTACCATGCAAtttagaatcaattaaatttagtcCTTGTTCACTGCAAGATGTTGTATTCccaaagaatttaaaatcagtttcaattggttattattttaaaagtttacaTTTAATTGGTGAATCTGTTGAAACTTTAGAAGTTGATAAAGTTTTACATGGTATTCCTTcaactataaaaaatttaaaattctcttcaaattttaataatataattgattttgcaATTTCAATACCTTTAACAATCCAATCATTAGATACTGGTAATACTTTTAATCaacctttaaaaaattcatttatttcaaattcaataactAATCTTACCTATGGTGATTCTTTTAATCAACCAATTGACAAAGGtgcaatttcaaattcaaatattaaacatttaaaatttggtatCTCCTTTAAATATCCTTTAAATGGTGATCATCTACCTTGTAAATTGGAAACTTTAAcactttcaaaaaattatccaaaaaataatttaaataatatttcaaaatttataaaaattaattttatttaa
- the cpnB-2 gene encoding copine B has protein sequence MTTPISLSKPRVELRFKCSHLKNLGKYQYKSDPLIMVFDKRGEHGESIFVGQTEKINNNLNPEFKKSVIIDYHFENIQNLSFIVVDIDKEIKRVGDLEGNDIIGQYTTTLGNIISKPNKKVISEIKHKGKETGVIEITAEEIRETGHNFLFKINGTKLDKKDLFTSDPYFKIYKTSSSGNVLVYQSVVIKNTLNPNYEPVMMKLEELNNGDMFRELVFEFWDHDSVGEHDFIGLFTTNADTVLKGITREFPLINAKKAAKKSGSYKNSGVITFTDCRLVGQPTFIDYLSGGCEINLMVAIDCTASNGSPSTSTSLHYHTPSHPSQYAKSIFSVGSVLAPYDSDGNIEVLGFGGIHRGSTSHCFQFGSKKEVRGVEGVLLTYGEVIPSMSLSYPTNFKDIISYAAKKSLDGVTSKSQKYTILLILTDGEISDMNETVHEIVKASKQSPLSIVIIGIGEATFDNMNRLDGDDGNSLTDSSGQTATRDIVQFVPFNNFSANPEALATETLREIPQQLLGFMNQNNYLPMSHRLK, from the exons atgacaaCACCAATTAGTTTAAGTAAACCCAGAGTAGAATTGAGATTTAAATGTTCacatttaaagaatttgggTAAATAtcaata TAAATCAGATCCATTGATTATGGTTTTTGACAAAAGAGGTGAACATGGTGAATCAATATTTGTAGGACAAActgaaaaaattaacaataatttaaatccagaatttaaaaaatcagttattattgattatcattttgaaaatattcaaaatcttagttttattgttgttgatattgataaagaaattaaaagagttGGTGATTTAGAAGGTAATGATATTATTGGTCAATAT ACAACAACATTAGGTAATATTATatcaaaaccaaataaaaaagttattagCGAAATTAAACATAAAGGTAAAGAAACAGGTGTTATTGAGATAACAGCAGAAGAAATTCGTGAAACTGGTcataactttttatttaaaattaatggtacaaaattggataaaaaagatttatttacaaGTGACCCATATTTTAAGATTTATAAAACCTCATCAAGTGGTAATGTATTGGTTTATCAAAGTGTTGTAATTAAGAATACATTAAATCCAAATTATGAACcagtgatgatgaaattagaggaattaaataatggtgataTGTTTAGAGAATTGGTATTTGAATTTTGGGATCATGATTCAGTTGGTGAGCATGATTTCATTGGATTATTCACAACCAATGCCGATACAGTTTTAAAAGGTATCACTAGAGAATTCCCGTTAATCAATGCAAAGAAAGCAGCTAAAAAATCAGGTTCCTATAAGAATTCTGGTGTAATAACATTTACAGATTGTAGATTAGTTGGACAACCAACTTTTATAGATTACTTATCAGGTGGttgtgaaattaatttaatggtTGCAATTGATTGTACTGCAAGTAATGGTTCACCATCAACTTCAACTTCATTACATTATCACACACCAAGCCATCCAAGCCAATATGCAAAATCAATCTTTTCAGTTGGTTCAGTATTGGCACCATATGATTCTGATGGAAATATTGAGGTGTTGGGTTTTGGTGGTATTCATAGGGGTAGTACAAGTCATTGTTTCCAATTTGGTTCAAAAAAAGAAGTACGTGGTGTTGAGGGTGTTTTATTAACTTATGGTGAAGTTATACCATCAATGTCATTATCTTATCCAACCAATTTCAAAGATATCATTTCTTACGCTGCAAAGAAATCATTGGATGGTGTTACTTCAAAATCTCAAAAATATACTATACTCTTAATTTTAACCGATGGTGAAATCTCTGATATGAATGAAACAGTTCATGAAATTGTTAAGGCTTCAAAACAATCACCTCTCTCTATAGTTATCATTGGTATTGGTGAAGCTACATTCGATAATATGAATAGATtggatggtgatgatggtaattCTTTAACTGATTCTTCAGGTCAAACTGCAACTCGTGATATCGTTCAATTCGTACCATTCAATAATTTCTCTGCAAATCCTGAAGCTTTAGCCACTGAAACACTTCGTGAAATACCTCAACAATTACTTGGTTTTATGAaccaaaataattatttaccaATGAGTCatagattaaaataa
- the cofC-2 gene encoding hypothetical protein — translation MSAPLSPSPTVVKLSPECQQYYQDVRIKNKYQGVVYKINKESNQMIIDKTFPNDCNFNELTQCFKENECCIIVFKYVISNSQSKLFFIYWGSETAPQTDKVLYSNAKLTLAITLKGIDIKIAGTKKSELTEEIFKERAIPKQA, via the coding sequence atgtcagCACCATTATCACCTTCTCCAACAGTTGTAAAATTATCACCAGAATGTCAACAATATTATCAAGATGttagaattaaaaacaaatatcaAGGTGtagtttataaaattaataaagaaagtaatcaaatgataattgataaaacatttccaaatgattgtaattttaatgaattaactcaatgttttaaagaaaatgaatgTTGTATTATCGTTTTTAAATatgtaatttcaaattcacaatcaaaattattttttatttattggggTTCTGAAACTGCACCACAAACTGATAAGGTTTTATACAGTAACGCAAAATTAACTTTAGCAATAACATTAAAAggtattgatattaaaattgcTGGCACTAAAAAATCTGAATTAACTgaagaaatttttaaagaaagagCCATACCAAAACAAgcttaa
- a CDS encoding FNIP repeat-containing protein, which translates to MKFSRFKSRNTNYYTNTIITTETQLNNSNNNNFNNTTTINHFNKIHQQQSNNNNNNNNNNNNNNNNNNFINFSNHTNNINNNIDNRSDKKRKLNCMEKSNISSSSPYTLTSTPSSSSSSSSCESSLLNLNNEKLIEDKIISFSNENVGNIKIISMSDSKFTIYNSNNTDYKELLFWKVWRNFFLKNEILFHQRLYNLYSSFEFNDLKSLLNFQYREYLQHITFSFYFDEPLSLINFKNNNNYNNNNIFPNSVKKITFGYSFNQAINQNSFSPNSSSLTSLEFGESFNQDIQINSLPPSLTCLKFGKNFNCPLSLGVLPLSGNLKSISFGLSYNQPIQYIPNGVEKLKIGGNSVYNNKNNNVNNKNNNKINKYPNSIKIFKFDKYFNDEIMVGTIPNSVLKVKFGVQFNREISMEQIPCSVTEIDFGLKWNQPLNEFSLPKNGNLKSIIFSHFFNQQINANCLPDGLTHLKFGPLYSKEINLNHLPSSIEILMFHNSFQSLNLLKNYNNLNNKKIQIIYYN; encoded by the coding sequence ATGAAGTTTAGTCGTTTTAAAAGTAGAAATACAAATTATTATACAAATACAATAATTACAACGGaaactcaattaaataatagcaataataataattttaataatacaaccactataaatcattttaataaaattcatcaacaacaatcgaataataataataataataataataataataataataataataataataataattttattaatttttcaaatcacacaaataatattaataataatattgataatagaagtgataaaaaaagaaaattaaattgtatggaaaaatcaaatatttcatcttcatcaccatATACATTaacatcaacaccatcatcatcatcgtcatcgtcatcatgtgaatcatcattattaaatttaaataatgaaaaattaattgaagataaaattatttcattttcaaatgaaaatgttggaaatattaaaattatatcaaTGTCTGATtcaaaatttacaatttataattcaaataatactgattataaagaattattattttggaaagtttGGAGAAACTTTTTCTTAAAGAATGAAATACTATTTCATCAACGTTTATATAACCTTTATTCaagttttgaatttaatgatttaaaatcgTTACTTAATTTTCAATATAGAGAATATTTACAACATATTAcatttagtttttattttgacgaaccattatcattaattaattttaaaaataataataattataataataataatatattccCAAACTCTGTAAAAAAGATAACATTTGGTTATTCATTTAATCAAGCGATTAATCAAAATTCATTCTcaccaaattcatcatcattgacTTCATTGGAATTTGGTGAATCATTTAATCAAGATattcaaattaattcattaccaCCGAGTCTAACCTGCCTaaaatttggtaaaaatttcaattgtcCTTTATCATTGGGTGTTTTACCATTATctggtaatttaaaatcaatatcatttgGTTTATCCTATAATCAACCAATTCAATACATACCAAATGgtgttgaaaaattaaaaattggtggtaatagtgtatataataataaaaataataatgtaaataataaaaataataataaaattaataaatatccaaattcaattaaaatatttaaatttgataaatattttaacgATGAGATAATGGTTGGAACTATACCAAATTCAGTTTTAAAAGTTAAATTCGGTGTGCAATTTAATAGAGAAATCTCAATGGAACAAATACCTTGTTCAGTAACTGAAATCGATTTTGGACTAAAATGGAATCAACCATTGAATGAATTTAGTTTACCAAAGAatggaaatttaaaatcaattatatttaGTCACTTTTTCAATCAACAAATTAATGCAAATTGTTTACCTGATGGTTTAACTCATTTAAAGTTTGGTCCTTTATattcaaaagaaatcaatttaaatcatttaccATCTTCGATAGAAATATTAATGTTTCATAATTCTTtccaatctttaaatttattaaaaaattataataatctaaataataaaaaaattcagataatttattataattaa
- the 3B-2 gene encoding prespore-specific protein has translation MLTFKQLKETEKDFTVDENKFRVAPSNETLMETVKNLEAKNHRVSVVENEADALNLLLNEIPKGSEVMCASSCTIDEIGFKKIYFSDDSPFVNVHKKILALPADKQADARKDALTSQYFLSSVTAISKTGNVYVADASGTRVGGFTAAKNLIIVSGYNKIVDSDELAVQRTEQFCLPCESVRARWAYKVPGSMIQNLLGMKHGAPNKHHIILIKKLLGY, from the exons atGTTAACAttcaaacaattaaaagaaaccGAAAAAGATTTCACtgttgatgaaaataaattcagAGTTGCACCAAGCAATGAAACCTTAATGGAAACTGTCAAGAATTTAGAAGCCAAGAACCACAGAGTTTCAGTCGTTGAAAATGAAGCTGAtgctttaaatttattattaaatgaaatccCAAAAGGTTCTGAAGTCATGTGCGCTAGCAGTTGTACCATTGATGAAATCGGTTTCaagaaaatttatttcaGTGATGATTCTCCATTCGTCAACGTTCATAAAAAGATTTTAGCTTTACCAGCTGATAAAcaag cTGATGCTCGTAAAGATGCTTTAACCTCACAATACTTTTTATCATCTGTAACTGCAATCTCCAAAACTGGAAATGTTTATGTTGCCGACGCTTCAGGTACCAGAGTTGGCGGTTTCACTGCTGctaaaaatttaatcatCGTTTCTGGTTATAACAAGATTGTTGATTCTGATGAATTAGCCGTCCAAAGAACTGAACAATTCTGTTTACCATGTGAAAGTGTTCGTGCTCGTTGGGCTTACAAAGTTCCAGGTTCAATGATTCAAAATCTTTTGGGTATGAAACATGGTGCTCCAAACAAACATCACATTATCctcattaaaaaattattaggttattaa
- a CDS encoding hypothetical protein (Similar to plasmodium falciparum. Mtn3/RAG1IP-like protein) has translation METINKPNKLKIKENYINQLDLSFQFSQSQFLNNNNNNNNNNNNNNNNNNNKNEELNENEKIELENYLKELKQMMLEQFKDNVEIIVTNLEDSKEIKNQNEKQQQQQQKPSLVSKVLKIETEVADPSMIQQASTLQKQLESLVTKVTQLRQDVPSIIQAEISQNLQKSSLLINNSTNLTTITTTTTTTTTTPINNNNNNKKGNNNKKGKEIEQHNVVVDENKELEDYHESVLTIVTNVSENIESISTDSLEIKKKINDVLEKSKQTIEVTRILLK, from the coding sequence atggaaacaataaataaaccaaataaattaaaaatcaaagagAACTATATAAACCAATTGGAtctttcttttcaattttctcaatctcaatttttaaataataataataataataataataataataataataataataataataataataataaaaatgaagaattaaatgaaaatgaaaaaattgaacTAGAGAATTATTTGAAGGAATTAAAGCAAATGATGCTTGAACAATTTAAAGACAATGTTGAAATAATTGTTACAAATTTAGAagattcaaaagaaattaaaaatcaaaatgaaaaacaacaacaacaacaacaaaaaccaaGTTTAGtttcaaaagttttaaaaattgaaacagAAGTTGCAGATCCATCAATGATTCAACAAGCATCTACattacaaaaacaattagaatCATTAGTAACAAAAGTCACCCAACTTAGACAAGATGTACCTTCAATTATACAAGCTGAAATATCTCAAAATCTTCAaaaatcttcattattaattaataattcaacaaatttaacaacaataacaacaacaacaacaacaacaacaacaacaccaattaataataataataataataaaaaaggaaataataataaaaaaggaaaagaaattgaacaaCATAATGTGGTagttgatgaaaataaagaattagaaGACTATCATGAATCAGTGTTGACAATTGTTACCAATGTTtctgaaaatattgaatccATTTCAACTGATTcattagaaattaaaaagaaaatcaatgaTGTTTTGGAGAAATCTAAACAAACTATTGAAGTTACAAGaatacttttaaaataa
- the cofD-2 gene encoding hypothetical protein codes for MTTPKPTIAKISPECQTHFQDIKFRNKYQGILLKVNEESNMVVDKTLVAEGEFSELAQSLPTDQCRIIIYRYKSGEGSKLFFIYWGPDSAPQQDKLIYGNAKVTLAITLKGIDHKISASNLKEISEQVFIDRITPKTA; via the coding sequence atgacaacACCAAAACCAACAATTGCCAAGATCTCACCAGAATGTCAAACACATTTTcaagatattaaatttagaaataaatatcaaggtattttattaaaagtaaaTGAAGAGAGTAATATGGTAGTTGATAAAACATTAGTTGCAGAAGGAGAATTCTCAGAATTGGCTCAATCATTACCAACTGATCAAtgtagaattattatttatagataTAAATCTGGTGAAggttcaaaattattttttatttattggggCCCAGATTCAGCACCACAACAAGATAAACTCATTTATGGTAATGCTAAAGTAACTCTTGCCATTACCTTGAAAGGTATTGATCATAAAATTTCTgcttcaaatttaaaagaaatctCTGAACAAGTTTTTATTGATAGAATTACTCCAAAAACTgcttaa
- a CDS encoding hypothetical protein (Similar to Oryza sativa (Rice). ESTs AU069374(C61044)), with translation MTILKQLITKANLILPSVDKKVATLDSLVSVFKEIKCKDLKIDKPLTLTKPIGNGKKVFYYPLVENEKFTLAIFAFPPNTCIPTHDHPQMTVLSKVLYGSISCDSFDWIDNTSNVKKQGKAIYTGTNILNSNDEKVKITLPNENNIHRFQSGDEHCAVLDLLYPPYDSNFYRSCTYYRPTSVNGSIVDLMPYYPDFDCEEIIIIPNYNNNNNNNNNNNNNNNNNNNNNNKK, from the exons ATGACAATTttgaaacaattaataacaaaagcaaatttaattttaccatcGGTTGATAAAAAAGTTGCGACACTTGATTCATTAGTTTCAGTGTTTAAAGAGATCAAATGTAAAGATTTAAAGATTGATAAACCATTAACATTAACTAAACCAATTGGTAATGGTAAAAAGGTATTTTATTATCCATTggttgaaaatgaaaaatttacATTGGCAATCTTTGCATTCCCACCAAATACTTGTATTCCAACACATGATCATCCACAAATGACTGTTTTAAGTAAAGTTTTATATGGTTCAATTAGTTGTGATTCATTTGATTGGATTGA taATACAAGTAATGTTAAAAAACAAGGAAAAGCAATTTATACAGgtacaaatattttaaatagtaatgatgaaaaagttaaaataacattaccaaatgaaaataatattcataGATTTCAATCAGGTGATGAACATTGTGCagttttagatttattatatCCACCTTatgattcaaatttttaTAGAAGTTGTACTTATTATAGACCAACTTCTGTAAATGGTTCAATCGTTGATTTAATGCCATATTATCCAGATTTCGATTGTGAAG aaataattatcatcccaaattataataataataataataataataataataataataataataataataataataataataataataataaaaaataa
- the stip-2 gene encoding D111/G-patch domain-containing protein — MNIEGDDEEFYNFNDIKKKRKFTKEDAIYGVFNDGWGDYEDEEESKMTEEEYYKMKKRYSTPVGFVASGIYEPNEHKLKNKDGENIDNDDDDGEEKKKKKKEKKEKKQKKKEKKEKKEKKNKKKNKYGGGGGNNYDDSDNDKSIEDKPVGGIGAALLSKMGYKGTGGLGRDGGGMVEPIKVQVRPKNAGLASVTELNVNSSDDSDDSDQSEGDTDSDNENKRSLGWKKKEPKLKYDFDEHLESTTTTTFKKKTTTTTATTTTSSTPQIVIDMRGPEARLYTGMEEIKHHKHHHHHQHNKEYQNITSILDDQSKPLSELKHNVDLLLKLKQIDIQNQDNKIKHENDKINNLTRGVEKLKLTIENDKEQIKKVTEILETITTVKKQLDQSQLDLKQLYKVFKKLKSNYPKEYQNFKLYNLQKELLEPLLKEKLNQWELESNSDNNDNSSLEISKKLSKEMVKWRQLFQESVSVLGEYQINVYFLIMRDLFLPKFKNYLRSQWDVKKPSNAATLISTWSDTLPDVIQEALLEQSILPKLKVAIEKWDPRTDPIPLDHWLLPWIPLLGSELESFYPLIRQKIISALQDWHPSDKSAIKILTPWKNIFQSNSMDSLLNRAIIPKLSKSIKDLEINPSNQKSPIEIQWLLRWSNLNNNDNNNNNNNNNNNDNNNNNNSITTTDNINLDSGLITLSTIICILEKDFFTRWLKILLEWLKSPDANLEEISNWYSGWKKQFPKEIISNDKIKSIFNISLNLMKKVLSNETIQKDDEILISQKINSLLNTNINNNNNNNNNINNSYQQQNQQQPIKPISSPSLNSSNNNNIDNISTKQMVEQLAIKNGLLFIPSEKKTNSGQQIYIFDKIPIIIERDLIMYNNNNNNRWEPANIQYLLDKSLNK, encoded by the exons ATGAATATTGAGGGGGATGACGaagaattttataattttaatg atataaaaaaaaaaagaaaatttacaaaagaaGATGCAATCTATGGTGTATTTAATGATGGATGGGGAGattatgaagatgaagaagaatcTAAAATGACAGAGGaggaatattataaaatgaaaaaaagatattcaaCACCAGTTGGTTTCGTTGCAAGTGGTATTTATGAACCAAATGaacataaattaaaaaataaagatggtgaaaatattgacaacgatgatgatgacggtgaagaaaaaaaaaaaaaaaaaaaagaaaaaaaagaaaagaaacaaaagaaaaaagagaaaaaagaaaaaaaagaaaagaaaaataaaaaaaagaataaatatggtggtggtggtggtaataattatgatgatagtgataatgataaatcaattgaagataAACCAGTTGGTGGTATTGGTGCAgctttattatcaaaaatggGTTATAAAGGTACAGGTGGTTTAGGTCGTGATGGTGGCGGTATGGTTGAACCAATTAAAGTACAAGTTAGACCTAAAAATGCTGGTTTAGCATCTGTTACAGAATTAAATGTTAATAGTAGTGATGATAGCGACGATAGTGATCAAAGTGAAGGTGATACTGAtagtgataatgaaaataagaGATCATTAGGttggaaaaagaaagaaccaaaattaaaatatgattttGATGAACATTTAGaatcaacaactacaacaacttttaaaaagaaaactaccacaacaacagcaacaacaacaacatcatcaacacctCAAATTGTAATTGATATGCGTGGTCCAGAAGCAAGATTGTATACAGGTATGGAAGAAATCAAACATCAtaaacatcatcatcatcatcaacataaTAAAGAATATCAAAATATTACATCAATATTAGATGATCAATCAAAACCATTAAGTGAATTAAAACATAATgtagatttattattaaaattaaaacaaattgatattcaaaatcaagataataaaattaaacatgaaaatgataaaatcaataatttaacaaGAGGTGTtgagaaattgaaattaactattgaaaatgataaagaacaaattaaaaaagtaacaGAGATTTTAGAAACAATAACAACCGTAAAGAAACAATTGGATCAATCGCAATtagatttaaaacaattatataAAGTTTTCaagaaattgaaatcaaATTATCCAAAAGaatatcaaaattttaaattatataatttacaaaaagaattattagaaccattattaaaggagaaattaaatcaatggGAATTAGAATcaaatagtgataataatgataatagtagtTTAGAAATTAGTAAAAAACTTTCAAAAGAAATGGTGAAATGGAGACAACTTTTTCAAGAGAGTGTATCAGTTTTGGGTGAATATCAAATCAATGtttactttttaattatGAGAGATTTGTTTTTACcaaagtttaaaaattaccttagAAGTCAATGGGATGTAAAGAAACCTTCAAATGCTGCAACACTAATTTCGACATGGTCCGATACATTACCAGACGTTATTCAAGAGGCATTATTGGAACAATCGattttaccaaaattaaaagttgcAATAGAGAAATGGGATCCTAGAACTGATCCTATACCATTGGATCATTGGTTATTACCTTGGATACCATTATTAGGTAGTGAATTGGAATCATTCTATCCTTTAATTCGTCAAAAGATAATTAGTGCCTTACAAGATTGGCATCCTTCTGATAAATCTGCAATAAAGATTTTAACACCATGGAAAAATATTTTccaatcaaattcaatggattctttattaaatagaGCAATCAttccaaaattatcaaaatcaattaaagatttagaaattaatccttcaaatcaaaaatcaCCAATTGAAATTCAATGGTTATTAAGATggtcaaatttaaataataatgataataataataataataataataataacaataatgataataataataataataattcaataacaacaacagataatattaatttagatTCTGGATTAATAACATTATCAACAATAATTTGTATATTAGAAAAGGATTTCTTTACACGTtggttaaaaattttattggaATGGTTAAAATCACCAGATGCAAATTTAGAggaaatttcaaattggtATAGTGGTTGGAAAAAACAATTCCCAAAAGAAAtcatttcaaatgataaaattaaatcaatatttaatatttctttaaatttaatgaaaaaagtattatcaaatgaaacCATTCaaaaagatgatgaaattttaatttctcaaaaaattaattcacttttaaatacaaatattaataataataataataataataataatattaataattcatatcaacaacaaaatcaacaacaaccaataaaaccaatttcatcaccatctttaaatagtagtaataataataatattgataatatatcAACTAAACAAATGGTTGAACAATTAgcaattaaaaatggtttattatttataccatctgaaaagaaaacaaattCAGGTCaacaaatttatattttcgaTAAGAttccaataataattgaaagaGATTTAATtatgtataataataataataataataggtGGGAACCTGCtaatattcaatatttattagataagtcattaaataaataa